A region from the Triticum urartu cultivar G1812 chromosome 1, Tu2.1, whole genome shotgun sequence genome encodes:
- the LOC125535613 gene encoding cypmaclein-like, whose protein sequence is MAGQARAFMCVALVVLLLLVETTAPSGQAHAVDCGSACSYRCSKSSRPNLCNRACNTCCRRCDCVPPGTAGNEDVCPCYAHMTTHDGRHKCP, encoded by the exons ATGGCCGGCCAAGCTAGGGCGTTCATGTGCGTGGCGCTCGTCGTCCTCCTGCTCCTCGTCGAG ACCACCGCCCCGAGTGGACAAGCTCACGCCGTCG ATTGCGGCAGCGCGTGCTCGTACCGGTGCAGCAAGTCGAGCCGGCCGAATTTGTGCAACAGGGCGTGCAACACGTGCTGCCGGCGATGCGACTGCGTGCCGCCCGGCACCGCCGGCAACGAGGACGTCTGCCCCTGCTACGCCCACATGACCACGCACGACGGCCGCCACAAGTGCCCATGA
- the LOC125535618 gene encoding cypmaclein-like gives MAGKARVLMCAALVVLLLLVETTAPTGQAHAVDCGSACSYRCSKSSRPNLCNRACNTCCRRCDCVPPGTAGNEGVCPCYANMTTHNGRHKCP, from the exons ATGGCCGGCAAAGCTAGGGTGCTCATGTGCGCGGCGCTCGTCGTCCTCCTGCTCCTTGTCGAG ACCACCGCTCCCACTGGACAAGCTCACGCCGTCG ATTGCGGCAGCGCGTGCTCGTACCGGTGCAGCAAGTCGAGCCGGCCGAATCTGTGCAACAGGGCGTGCAACACGTGCTGCCGGCGATGCGACTGCGTGCCGCCCGGCACCGCCGGCAACGAGGGCGTCTGCCCCTGCTACGCCAACATGACCACGCACAACGGCCGCCACAAGTGCCCGTGA